One stretch of Punica granatum isolate Tunisia-2019 chromosome 5, ASM765513v2, whole genome shotgun sequence DNA includes these proteins:
- the LOC116207592 gene encoding receptor protein kinase-like protein ZAR1: MWSALTLPVASAVFLAVFLICPSSSYALTSDGLSLLALKAAVTGDPTRVLDSWAESDATPCHWAGVVCTRARVTSLFLPGKGLTGYIPSELGLLGSLRRLDLARNNFSRPVPSRLFNATSLVSLDLSHNSLSGFVPDQIRALRNLTHLDLSLNLFNGSLPEGLAELTGLSGTLNLSCNMFSGGIPESYGHFPVMVSLDLQHNNLTGKIPQVGSLLNQGPTAFAGNPSLCGFPLATPCPEAQDPRVFSNPDHPQNPKATADTESDPPESGRRRDATSFVVGVISGVFASVAAVSVSVWALLRKLAMKRDQMMANDKAFADISSSNAFDEEGQKGKFVVMDEGFNLELEDLLRASAYVVGKNRGGIVYKVVAGRGAGVGPTVLAVRRLSEGDVVWRLKEFESEVEAIGRVHHPNIVPLRAYYFADDEKLLVSDFIRNGSLHAALHGEFSKTSPPLTWAARLKIAQGTARGLAHIHDHSPRKYVHGNIKSTKILLDEEHQPHISGFGLTRLVSGTSGFTTSSSKKHSSSSHTILGSGMELRIGSPSNSYLAPEARVSGNKFTQKCDVYSFGIILMEILTGRLPDSGPEGDGKGLEGLVKKVFHEERPLSEIIDPNLLHEVHAKKQVIATFHIALNCTEIDPELRPRMRVVSESLDRIKLV, translated from the exons ATGTGGTCGGCTCTCACTCTCCCTGTCGCTTCAGCTGTCTTCCTCGCTGTGTTCCTCATCTGCCCGTCTTCTTCCTATGCTCTGACTTCCGACGGGCTGTCCCTCCTCGCCCTGAAGGCCGCCGTCACCGGTGACCCGACCCGGGTCCTCGACTCTTGGGCGGAGTCCGATGCTACTCCTTGCCACTGGGCCGGCGTTGTCTGCACCCGGGCACGTGTCACTTCCCTCTTCCTCCCCGGCAAGGGCCTTACTGGCTACATTCCCTCCGAGCTCGGCCTCCTCGGCTCCCTCCGGCGGCTCGACCTCGCTCGCAACAACTTCTCCCGGCCAGTCCCTTCCCGCCTCTTCAACGCCACCTCGCTCGTTTCCCTCGACCTCTCCCACAACTCCCTCTCCGGGTTCGTCCCGGATCAGATTAGAGCCCTGAGGAACCTCACCCACCTGGACTTGTCCTTGAACCTCTTCAACGGGTCCCTGCCGGAAGGACTCGCTGAGCTCACCGGCCTCTCTGGGACTCTGAACCTCTCGTGCAACATGTTCTCCGGCGGCATTCCGGAGTCTTACGGCCACTTCCCGGTGATGGTCAGCCTCGATCTCCAGCACAACAACCTCACCGGAAAGATACCCCAAGTCGGGTCCCTGCTTAATCAGGGTCCCACGGCATTCGCCGGAAACCCCAGCCTTTGCGGGTTCCCATTGGCTACTCCCTGCCCGGAGGCTCAGGACCCCAGGGTTTTCTCCAACCCCGACCACCCCCAAAACCCCAAAGCCACCGCCGATACAGAATCTGATCCGCCGGAGAGCGGGAGGAGGAGAGACGCGACATCATTTGTCGTCGGGGTGATATCAGGCGTCTTCGCATCAGTAGCAGCTGTTTCGGTCTCGGTGTGGGCGCTTCTGAGAAAATTGGCTATGAAGAGGGACCAAATGATGGCCAATGACAAGGCTTTCGCTGACATTAGCAGCAGTAATGCCTTCGACGAGGAGGGGCAGAAGGGTAAGTTCGTGGTGATGGATGAGGGCTTCAACCTCGAGCTGGAGGACTTGCTGAGGGCCTCGGCCTATGTGGTAGGGAAGAACCGGGGTGGAATTGTGTACAAGGTTGTCGCGGGTCGAGGTGCTGGTGTGGGCCCCACAGTTCTGGCGGTCCGGCGACTGAGTGAGGGTGATGTGGTGTGGCGGCTCAAGGAGTTTGAGTCTGAGGTCGAGGCAATTGGTCGGGTTCACCACCCGAACATCGTGCCCCTCCGCGCTTACTACTTCGCTGACGATGAGAAGTTGCTCGTTTCTGATTTTATCCGCAATGGGAGCTTACATGCTGCTCTTCATG GTGAATTTTCCAAGACATCGCCGCCACTGACATGGGCGGCGAGACTAAAGATCGCTCAAGGAACTGCGAGGGGGTTAGCCCATATACATGATCACAGCCCTCGTAAATACGTCCACGGGAACATAAAGTCGACAAAGATTCTTCTTGACGAGGAGCATCAGCCCCACATTTCGGGTTTCGGTCTCACTCGCCTTGTCTCAGGGACTTCTGGGTTCACTACCTCATCATCCAAGAAACACAGCTCCAGCAGTCACACCATTTTAGGCTCGGGAATGGAACTGAGAATCGGATCTCCTTCCAATTCCTACCTGGCGCCCGAGGCTCGGGTTTCTGGTAACAAGTTCACCCAGAAGTGCGACGTGTACTCTTTTGGAATTATCCTGATGGAGATATTGACGGGCAGATTACCCGACTCGGGGCCCGAGGGTGACGGAAAGGGCCTCGAGGGCCTCGTCAAGAAGGTGTTCCATGAGGAGAGGCCTCTGTCGGAGATAATAGACCCAAACTTGCTGCACGAGGTCCATGCGAAGAAGCAAGTTATAGCAACGTTTCACATCGCACTGAACTGCACCGAAATTGACCCGGAGTTGCGCCCGAGGATGAGGGTGGTCTCTGAGAGCCTCGACCGCATCAAATTAGTCTGA
- the LOC116207464 gene encoding OVARIAN TUMOR DOMAIN-containing deubiquitinating enzyme 4-like isoform X2 yields MIVCSSVKACSNSVFRVSRLIFGETQNVCNPRASSSACFHIYSSPRTLYVDLNASSSPSVPACQASRGCCFSRGFAKNRRMLRSVTCNYSGGAVRPHKRHFTFSLGSKSTYVKLLLPRQGDSAKLKCNVGLPRFTRGGASGGLLLGLAVCCSNSKPVQAEAADDKGNKGNNDESADAKFAHGKRVYTDYSITGIPGDGRCLFRSVVHGACRQMGKPAPNESLQRELADELRELVADEFIKRREETEWFVEGDFDMYVRQMRKPHVWGGEPELFMASHVLKMPISVYMYDKDAGGLICIAEYGEEYGKDNPIRVLYHGFGHYDALQIPGLKGGKSRL; encoded by the exons ATGATAGTCTGCTCGTCCGTGAAAGCTTGTTCGAATAGTGTTTTTCGCGTGAGCCGACTTATTTTTGGAGAAACGCAGAATGTTTGCAATCCTAGAGCATCATCGAGTGCGTGCTTTCATATATACTCCAGTCCTAGGACATTGTACGTTGACTTGAATGCGTCATCCTCTCCGTCAGTTCCTGCGTGTCAAGCAAGTCGGGGGTGCTGCTTCAGTCGTGGCTTTGCTAAAAACAGAAGAATGTTGCGTTCAGTGACTTGTAATTACTCAGGTGGTGCTGTAAGACCTCATAAGAGGCACTTCACGTTTTCCTTGGGAAGCAAAAGTACATATGTGAAGCTTCTATTGCCAAGGCAGGGAGACTCAGCCAAACTCAAATGCAATGTGGGTCTCCCACGGTTTACTCGGGGTGGTGCATCGGGGGGATTGCTTCTCGGGCTAGCGGTTTGTTGCTCGAATTCCAAGCCTGTACAAGCTGAAGCAGCCGATGACAAGGGGAACAAGGGAAATAATGATGAGTCAGCGGATGCTAAATTTGCACATGGGAAGAGAGTGTACACTGATTATAGCATTACTG GGATACCGGGAGATGGGAGATGTTTATTCCGGTCTGTTGTTCATGGGGCTTGTAGGCAAATGGGCAAGCCAGCTCCCAATGAGAGTCTTCAAAGAGAGTTAGCAGATGAATTGCGAGAGCTA GTTGCAGATGAGTTCATTAAAAGACGGGAAGAGACAGAATG GTTTGTAGAAGGGGATTTCGATATGTATGTCAGGCAAATGAGGAAGCCGCATGTATGGGGTGGGGAGCCTGAACTGTTCATGGCCTCGCATGTCCTCAA GATGCCCATCTCTGTATACATGTATGATAAAGATGCTGGGGGACTCATATGCATCGCAGAGTATGGGGAAGAATATGGCAAGGACAACCCGATTAGAGTTCTGTATCACGGATTCGGCCATTATGACGCTCTACAGATTCCAGGACTTAAGGGCGGTAAATCGAGACTCTGA
- the LOC116207464 gene encoding OVARIAN TUMOR DOMAIN-containing deubiquitinating enzyme 4-like isoform X1 — protein sequence MNGHLLSWNTVTGFAKMIVCSSVKACSNSVFRVSRLIFGETQNVCNPRASSSACFHIYSSPRTLYVDLNASSSPSVPACQASRGCCFSRGFAKNRRMLRSVTCNYSGGAVRPHKRHFTFSLGSKSTYVKLLLPRQGDSAKLKCNVGLPRFTRGGASGGLLLGLAVCCSNSKPVQAEAADDKGNKGNNDESADAKFAHGKRVYTDYSITGIPGDGRCLFRSVVHGACRQMGKPAPNESLQRELADELRELVADEFIKRREETEWFVEGDFDMYVRQMRKPHVWGGEPELFMASHVLKMPISVYMYDKDAGGLICIAEYGEEYGKDNPIRVLYHGFGHYDALQIPGLKGGKSRL from the exons ATGAACGGTCATCTGTTGAGCTGGAATACCGTGACAG GCTTTGCCAAGATGATAGTCTGCTCGTCCGTGAAAGCTTGTTCGAATAGTGTTTTTCGCGTGAGCCGACTTATTTTTGGAGAAACGCAGAATGTTTGCAATCCTAGAGCATCATCGAGTGCGTGCTTTCATATATACTCCAGTCCTAGGACATTGTACGTTGACTTGAATGCGTCATCCTCTCCGTCAGTTCCTGCGTGTCAAGCAAGTCGGGGGTGCTGCTTCAGTCGTGGCTTTGCTAAAAACAGAAGAATGTTGCGTTCAGTGACTTGTAATTACTCAGGTGGTGCTGTAAGACCTCATAAGAGGCACTTCACGTTTTCCTTGGGAAGCAAAAGTACATATGTGAAGCTTCTATTGCCAAGGCAGGGAGACTCAGCCAAACTCAAATGCAATGTGGGTCTCCCACGGTTTACTCGGGGTGGTGCATCGGGGGGATTGCTTCTCGGGCTAGCGGTTTGTTGCTCGAATTCCAAGCCTGTACAAGCTGAAGCAGCCGATGACAAGGGGAACAAGGGAAATAATGATGAGTCAGCGGATGCTAAATTTGCACATGGGAAGAGAGTGTACACTGATTATAGCATTACTG GGATACCGGGAGATGGGAGATGTTTATTCCGGTCTGTTGTTCATGGGGCTTGTAGGCAAATGGGCAAGCCAGCTCCCAATGAGAGTCTTCAAAGAGAGTTAGCAGATGAATTGCGAGAGCTA GTTGCAGATGAGTTCATTAAAAGACGGGAAGAGACAGAATG GTTTGTAGAAGGGGATTTCGATATGTATGTCAGGCAAATGAGGAAGCCGCATGTATGGGGTGGGGAGCCTGAACTGTTCATGGCCTCGCATGTCCTCAA GATGCCCATCTCTGTATACATGTATGATAAAGATGCTGGGGGACTCATATGCATCGCAGAGTATGGGGAAGAATATGGCAAGGACAACCCGATTAGAGTTCTGTATCACGGATTCGGCCATTATGACGCTCTACAGATTCCAGGACTTAAGGGCGGTAAATCGAGACTCTGA
- the LOC116207593 gene encoding uncharacterized protein LOC116207593 has product MSTTVQPCPCFTFPLARHLQLQSLHPKMPAFRTSSRLQTVNSAKYGQWDSNAEEMGPNKRFDFDPRDEGDPRSGRRKRRWWSDDLEEEEEDEDEEEMGIVEEVLDSIWILKVFSSYGWTLPVVLLSLLLATGPKAFLMAMVLPLGQAAATLAFNRLSGKRRTRPRVQPRMRRRRRRRRKRPSNAGSNFRMDGGGQRGRSWKSRNENLGAQSRVDNGNISTDGGNGAPSFGGWEELDGVRFREKSSGAFDRSSAKMKEQSRRHSSEEAPLLLRLLIGMFPFLGFWTKMFW; this is encoded by the exons ATGTCCACCACAGTGCAGCCCTGTCCATGCTTCACTTTCCCGCTAGCCCGACACCTTCAGCTCCAATCATTGCACCCCAAGATGCCCGCCTTTCGTACTTCCTCCCGACTCCAGACGGTGAATTCTGCAAAGTACGGCCAGTGGGACTCGAACGCTGAAGAGATGGGGCCGAATAAGAGATTCGACTTCGACCCGCGAGACGAGGGTGACCCGAGAAgcgggaggaggaagaggcgGTGGTGGTCTGATGATCtcgaagaggaggaagaggacgaGGACGAGGAGGAGATGGGGATTGTGGAGGAAGTGCTTGACAGCATTTGGATATTGAAG GTATTCAGTTCCTATGGCTGGACGCTTCCTGTGGTCCTCCTCTCTCTGCTGCTAGCAACAGGTCCCAAAGCATTTCTGATGGCCATGGTATTACCCCTTGGACAAGCGGCAGCAACTCTTGCATTCAACCGTTTATCGGGCAAGAGACGGACCAGACCAAGAGTTCAGCCTAGgatgcggaggaggaggaggaggagacggAAAAGACCGTCAAATGCTGGAAGTAACTTCAGGATGGACGGTGGAGGACAAAGAGGACGGAGTTGGAAGAGCAGAAACGAAAACTTGGGAGCTCAATCACGGGTTGATAATGGGAATATCTCAACAGATGGCGGTAATGGGGCACCGAGTTTTGGTGGATGGGAAGAATTGGATGGGGTGCGATTCAGAGAAAAGTCTTCTGGAGCATTTGACCGATCGAGCGCGAAGATGAAGGAGCAGAGCAGAAGACACAGTAGCGAGGAGGCGCCCTTGTTGTTGAGGTTACTGATCGGCATGTTTCCCTTCTTGGGCTTTTGGACCAAGATGTTTTGGTGA